A single region of the Globicephala melas chromosome 12, mGloMel1.2, whole genome shotgun sequence genome encodes:
- the PLEK gene encoding pleckstrin isoform X2, with translation MEPKRIREGYLVKRGSMFNTWKPMWVVLLEDGVEFYKKKSDNSPKGMIPLKGSTLTSPCQDFGKRMFVFKITTTKQQDHFFQAAFLEERDGWVRDIKKAIKCIEGGQKFARKSTRRSIRLPETIDLGALYLSMKDTEKGVKELNLEKDKKIFNHCFTGNCVIDWLVSNKSVRNRQEGLVVASSLLNEGYLQPAGDLSKYAVDGTAENPFLDNPDAFYYFPDSGFFCEENSSDDDVILKEEFRGVIIKQGCLLKQGHRRKNWKVRKFILREDPAYLHYYDPAGGEDPLGAIRLRGCVVTSVESNPDGKKSEDENLFEIITADEVHYFLQAATPKERTEWIKAIQVAFRTGK, from the exons GGGAGCATGTTCAACACCTGGAAACCCATGTGGGTTGTGTTGTTAGAAGATGGAGTTGAATTCTATAAGAAGAAAAGTGATAACAGCCCCAAAGGAATGATTCCCCTGAAAGGAAGCACTCTGACTAGCCCTTGCCAGGACTTTGGCAAAAGGATG TTTGTGTTTAAGATCACTACGACCAAACAGCAGGACCACTTCTTCCAggcagccttcctggaggagagagATGGCTGGGTTCGGGACATCAAGAAGGCCATTAAATGCATTGAAGGGGGTCAGAAGTTTGCCAGGAAATCTACCAGGAGGTCCATCCGACTGCCAGAAACCATTGACTTagg TGCCTTGTATTTGTCCATGAAAGACACTGAAAAAGGAGTAAAAGAGCTGAACCTAGAGAAGGACAAGAAGATTTTCAATCACTGCTTCACAG GTAACTGTGTCATCGACTGGCTGGTTTCCAATAAATCTGTTCGGAATCGCCAGGAGGGCCTGGTGGTAGCctcctccttgctcaacgaagggTACCTGCAGCCTGCTGGAGACCTCTCCAAATACGCGGTGGACGGAACTGCTGAGAACCCTTTCCTCGACAACCCCGACGCCTTCTACTACTTT CCAGACAGTGGGTTCTTCTGTGAAGAGAATTCTAGTGATGATGATGTGATTCTGAAAGAAGAGTTCAGAGGGGTCATTATCAAGCAGGGATGTTTACTGAAACAG GGGCATAGGCGGAAGAACTGGAAAGTGAGGAAATTCATTCTGAGAGAAGACCCTGCGTATCTGCACTACTATGACCCTGCTGGG GGGGAAGATCCCTTGGGAGCGATTCGCCTGAGAGGCTGTGTGGTGACCTCAGTGGAGAGCAACCCAGATG GCAAGAAGAGTGAAGACGAGAACCTCTTTGAGATCATCACGGCTGATGAAGTTCACTATTTCTTGCAAGCGGCCACCCCCAAGGAGCGTACCGAGTGGATCAAAGCCATCCAGGTGGCCTTCCGGACGGGGAAGTGA